One Manihot esculenta cultivar AM560-2 chromosome 6, M.esculenta_v8, whole genome shotgun sequence DNA segment encodes these proteins:
- the LOC110617669 gene encoding glyceraldehyde-3-phosphate dehydrogenase, cytosolic, translated as MGKVKIGINGFGRIGRLVARVALQRDDVELVAVNDPFITVEYMTYMFKYDTVHGQWKHHELKVKDDKTLLFGEKPVTVFGVRNPEEIPWAETGAEYIVESTGVFTDKDKAAAHLKGGAKKVIISAPSKDAPMFVVGVNEKEYKPDLHIVSNASCTTNCLAPLAKVIHDRFGIVEGLMTTVHSITATQKTVDGPSMKDWRGGRAASFNIIPSSTGAAKAVGKVLPALNGKLTGMAFRVPTVDVSVVDLTVRLEKKATYDQIKAAIKEESEGKLKGILGYTEDDVVSTDFIGDNRSSIFDAKAGIALNDNFVKLVAWYDNEWGYSTRVVDLIRHIASIQ; from the exons ATGG GGAAGGTTAAGATCGGGATCAACG GATTTGGAAGGATTGGAAGGTTGGTGGCCAGAGTGGCCCTGCAGAGAGACGATGTTGAGCTCGTCGCAGTTAACGATCCCTTCATTACCGTTGAATACATG ACCTACATGTTTAAGTATGATACGGTTCATGGTCAATGGAAGCATCATGAGTTGAAGGTGAAGGATGATAAGACCCTTCTCTTTGGCGAAAAGCCTGTGACCGTCTTCGGCGTTAG GAACCCAGAGGAAATCCCATGGGCTGAGACTGGAGCAGAGTATATTGTGGAATCAACTGGAGTGTTCACCGACAAGGATAAGGCTGCCGCTCATTTGAAG GGTGGTGCTAAGAAAGTCATCATCTCTGCCCCCAGCAAGGATGCTCCAATGTTCGTTGTAGGTGTTAATGAGAAGGAATACAAGCCAGATCTTCACATTGTATCAAATGCTAGTTGCACTACCAACTGTCTTGCTCCTCTTGCCAAG GTCATTCATGATCGATTTGGCATTGTTGAGGGGCTTATGACAACTGTCCACTCCATTACTG CTACCCAGAAGACTGTTGATGGGCCATCAATGAAGGACTGGAGAGGCGGAAGAGCTGCTTCATTCAACATCATCCCTAGCAGCACTGGGGCTGCTAAG GCTGTTGGAAAGGTACTGCCTGCCCTCAATGGGAAACTTACAGGAATGGCCTTCCGTGTTCCAACTGTTGATGTCTCTGTAGTTGACCTGACAGTGAGGCTTGAAAAGAAAGCTACATATGATCAAATTAAAGCTGCTATCAA GGAGGAATCAGAGGGAAAGTTGAAGGGAATATTAGGCTACACTGAAGATGATGTTGTTTCTACCGACTTTATTGGTGACAACAG GTCGAGTATTTTTGATGCCAAAGCTGGAATTGCTTTGAATGACAATTTTGTGAAGCTTGTTGCATGGTACGACAATGAGTGGGGCTACAG CACTCGGGTGGTTGACTTGATCCGCCATATCGCATCCATTCAGTAA
- the LOC110618318 gene encoding uncharacterized protein LOC110618318, with the protein MATSAFRSTTKRTPIAKSSSASTDDSSSSTTPASSHRRSRSLSRFSRPLPHPGDEFSDEAPLPRGKGRFVNTVRGSGFPDVTLDDLAVQFFGSADRGPSSSRINDVGPGDNVSVSQRRGRSVSRHGSRVGQGKASAGNSYVGGRVNSDSNSRRRRSVSVVRYQISDSESDFDHPHNSESHTTLKSLSGGSSQVPLSNKTATSNHRQGLRRSLSQRDLKCQDGYSSHSSVLTDDEGRDSHPNLNGIERTIQAVYTQKKAEHPSGDDMSSGLYEAMRKELRNAVEDIRMELKQAIRKPDTSLESDGCRRSKNSDVLQAISKIRRNYATKMELSEKRKQDLLSEILLEEQHERELSNVMTELLDDPKNSIVEKPSRVRRKSNDRSRMSKRLTEEAERYIEDFISNVEDTDISSLDGERSDTSSSLGGITKIQTFQSPLLSKSIPVEMDGVVLPWLQWETSNDASPFSSKKSDTMATPKTNLCEAAQDATWMQDLSNHSISSRGSWSPGLLDGHSSNIGEVSGNRFREIRSCYSQFSSDGTTRRPQLDVDEYLNRQSEEAFLFETWNQQQRIHSGSLLLCNQMFF; encoded by the exons ATGGCCACATCCGCCTTCAGGTCCACTACCAAGAGAACCCCCATTGCTAAATCTTCTTCCGCTTCCACTGATGACTCCTCTTCCTCCACTACGCCCGCCTCTTCTCACCGCCGCTCCCGTAGTCTCAGCCGTTTCTCCCGCCCTTTGCCTCATCCTGGGGATGAATTCTCCGACGAGGCGCCACTTCCCAGAGGGAAAGGGAGGTTCGTTAATACTGTTAGAGGATCCGGGTTTCCGGATGTTACCCTTGATGATCTCGCTGTTCAGTTCTTTGGTTCTGCTGACCGAGGTCCTTCTTCTTCGAGGATTAATGATGTAGGCCCTGGGGATAATGTCAGTGTGTCTCAGAGAAGAGGGAGATCTGTTTCCAGACATGGTTCCAGAGTTGGCCAAGGGAAGGCTAGTGCTGGAAATAGCTATGTTGGGGGACGGGTTAATTCTGATAGTAATTCGAGGAGGCGGCGCTCCGTATCGGTGGTCCGATATCAAATTAGTGATTCTGAG AGTGATTTCGATCATCCTCATAATTCAGAAAGTCATACTACTTTGAAGAGTCTCAGTGGTGGAAGCAGCCAGGTGCCATTGTCAAATAAGACAGCTACTTCAAATCACAGACAAGGACTTCGAAGGTCTCTTAGCCAAAGAGATTTAAAGTGCCAGGATGGCTATTCT AGCCACTCATCAGTGCTAACAGATGATGAAGGAAGGGATTCTCATCCCAATTTAAATGGGATTGAGAGAACCATACAAGCAGTGTATACACAGAAAAAG GCTGAGCATCCCTCTGGTGATGATATGAGCAGTGGGTTGTATGAAGCAATGCGAAAAGAGCTAAGGAATGCAGTAGAAGATATCAGAATGGAACTCAAACAA GCTATAAGAAAACCAGATACCTCCTTAGAAAGTGATGGCTGCAGGCGATCCAAAAATTCTGACGTTCTTCAGGCTATTTCTAAAATTAGAAGGAATTATGCAACAAAAATGGAATTG TCTGAGAAGCGTAAACAAGATTTGTTGTCAGAAATATTGTTGGAGGAGCAGCATGAAAGAGAACTTTCTAATGTTATGACGGAATTGCTTGATGATCCAAAGAATAGTATTGTGGAAAAACCATCACGAGTTAGAAGG AAGAGCAATGACAGAAGTAGGATGTCTAAGCGATTGACTGAGGAGGCAGAGAGATATATTGAAGATTTCATTTCAAACGTTGAAGATACAGATATCTCATCTTTAGATGGGGAGAGGAGTGATACAAGTTCAAGTTTAGGAGGAATTACAAAGATACAAACTTTCCAAAGTCCACTGCTGTCCAAGTCTATTCCTGTTGAAATGGATGGGGTTGTACTTCCCTGGTTGCAATGGGAAACTTCTAATGATGCTTCTCCTTTTTCGAGCAAGAAATCAGACACAATGGCGACTCCAAAAACTAATTTATGTGAAGCTGCTCAG GATGCAACCTGGATGCAAGATTTAAGCAACCATTCCATCAGTAGCCGTGGGAGTTGGAGCCCTGGACTTCTAGATGGCCATTCCTCAAATATTGGTGAAGTTTCTGGGAATAGATTCAGAGAAATTCGAAGTTGTTATAGTCAATTTTCATCAGATGGAACAACAAGAAGGCCACAGCTTGATGTTGATGAGTATCTTAACCGTCAAAGTGAAGAAGCTTTTCTCTTCGAAACATGGAATCAACAACAGAGAATCCATTCAGGAAGTCTATTGCTTTGTAACCAAATGTTCTTTTAG
- the LOC110618259 gene encoding lysine histidine transporter 1 isoform X1, whose translation MAEKDVSTVKPHQTLNDWLPITKSRSAKWWYSAFHNITAMVGAGVLGLPYAMSQLGWGPGAAVLVLSWIITLYTLWQMVEMHEMVPGKRFDRYHELGQHAFGEKLGLWVIVPQQLMVEVGVNIVYMITGGKSLKKFHDTVCHDCKDIKTTYFIMIFASVHFVLSHLSSFNSITGVSIAAAVMSLSYSTIGWVASLDKGVQPDVQYTPRASTFTGEIFGFFSALGDIAFAFAGHNVVLEIQATIPSTPEKPSKKPMWKGVVIAYIVVALCYFPVAFIGYWVFGNKVEDNVLISLEKPRWLVAVANMFVVVHVIGSYQVYAMPVFDMIEAFLVLKMKFNPSLILRFIARTLYVALTMFLAMSFPFFGGLLSFFGGFAFAPTTYYLPCVIWLVICKPKKFSLSWWTNWVCIIIGVVLMVLAPIGALRQIILEAKDFKFYS comes from the exons ATGGCAGAGAAGGATGTATCTACTGTCAAACCTCATCAAACTCTCAATGACTGGCTTCCCATCACCAAGTCTCGGAGTGCAAAATGGTGGTACTCTGCTTTCCACAATATCACTGCCATGGTTGGAGCTGGGGTCTTGGGCCTTCCATACGCCATGTCTCAGCTTGGATG GGGTCCTGGTGCAGCTGTATTGGTGTTATCATGGATCATTACCTTGTATACTCTATGGCAAATGGTGGAGATGCATGAAATGGTGCCTGGAAAGAGATTTGACAGGTACCATGAGCTAGGGCAGCATGCTTTCGGAGAAAAACTTGGTCTTTGGGTGATTGTACCACAGCAACTGATGGTAGAAGTAGGAGTAAACATagtgtatatgatcacaggagGAAAATCATTGAAGAAGTTCCATGATACTGTTTGTCATGATTGCAAAGATATTAAAACAACCTACTTTATTATGATATTTGCCTCCGTTCACTTCGTTCTCTCacatctttcaagttttaactccATCACTGGAGTCTCTATTGCAGCAGCTGTTATGTCGTTGAG TTACTCAACGATTGGTTGGGTGGCTTCCTTGGACAAAGGGGTTCAGCCAGACGTGCAGTATACTCCCAGGGCTTCAACTTTTACAGGAGAAATATTCGGCTTCTTCAGTGCATTGGGGGATATAGCCTTTGCCTTCGCAGGGCACAATGTGGTGTTGGAGATTCAGGCAACAATCCCCTCCACGCCTGAAAAGCCTTCGAAGAAACCCATGTGGAAAGGTGTGGTCATTGCATATATTGTTGTTGCTCTCTGTTACTTCCCAGTGGCCTTCATTGGTTACTGGGTTTTTGGAAACAAAGTTGAGGACAATGTCCTCATCTCTCTAGAGAAGCCTCGTTGGCTTGTTGCTGTTGCTAATATGTTCGTAGTTGTTCATGTCATTGGAAGTTATCAG GTTTACGCCATGCCAGTTTTTGACATGATAGAAGCATTTTTAGTCCTGAAGATGAAATTTAATCCAAGCTTGATTCTTCGGTTTATAGCTCGAACTCTATACGTCG CATTGACAATGTTCCTGGCAATGTCTTTCCCATTCTTTGGTGGGCTTCTGAGTTTCTTTGGAGGATTTGCTTTTGCTCCTACAACATACTAT CTTCCTTGCGTCATTTGGCTTGTGATATGCAAACCCAAGAAATTTAGCTTGTCTTGGTGGACGAATTGG GTTTGCATTATAATTGGTGTGGTGTTGATGGTTTTAGCACCTATTGGTGCTCTAAGGCAGATTATACTTGAAGCCAAAGACTTCAAATTTTACTCTTGA
- the LOC110618259 gene encoding lysine histidine transporter 1 isoform X2, translated as MAEKDVSTVKPHQTLNDWLPITKSRSAKWWYSAFHNITAMVGAGVLGLPYAMSQLGWGPGAAVLVLSWIITLYTLWQMVEMHEMVPGKRFDRYHELGQHAFGEKLGLWVIVPQQLMVEVGVNIVYMITGGKSLKKFHDTVCHDCKDIKTTYFIMIFASVHFVLSHLSSFNSITGVSIAAAVMSLSYSTIGWVASLDKGVQPDVQYTPRASTFTGEIFGFFSALGDIAFAFAGHNVVLEIQATIPSTPEKPSKKPMWKGVVIAYIVVALCYFPVAFIGYWVFGNKVEDNVLISLEKPRWLVAVANMFVVVHVIGSYQVYAMPVFDMIEAFLVLKMKFNPSLILRFIARTLYVALTMFLAMSFPFFGGLLSFFGGFAFAPTTYYLPCVIWLVICKPKKFSLSWWTNW; from the exons ATGGCAGAGAAGGATGTATCTACTGTCAAACCTCATCAAACTCTCAATGACTGGCTTCCCATCACCAAGTCTCGGAGTGCAAAATGGTGGTACTCTGCTTTCCACAATATCACTGCCATGGTTGGAGCTGGGGTCTTGGGCCTTCCATACGCCATGTCTCAGCTTGGATG GGGTCCTGGTGCAGCTGTATTGGTGTTATCATGGATCATTACCTTGTATACTCTATGGCAAATGGTGGAGATGCATGAAATGGTGCCTGGAAAGAGATTTGACAGGTACCATGAGCTAGGGCAGCATGCTTTCGGAGAAAAACTTGGTCTTTGGGTGATTGTACCACAGCAACTGATGGTAGAAGTAGGAGTAAACATagtgtatatgatcacaggagGAAAATCATTGAAGAAGTTCCATGATACTGTTTGTCATGATTGCAAAGATATTAAAACAACCTACTTTATTATGATATTTGCCTCCGTTCACTTCGTTCTCTCacatctttcaagttttaactccATCACTGGAGTCTCTATTGCAGCAGCTGTTATGTCGTTGAG TTACTCAACGATTGGTTGGGTGGCTTCCTTGGACAAAGGGGTTCAGCCAGACGTGCAGTATACTCCCAGGGCTTCAACTTTTACAGGAGAAATATTCGGCTTCTTCAGTGCATTGGGGGATATAGCCTTTGCCTTCGCAGGGCACAATGTGGTGTTGGAGATTCAGGCAACAATCCCCTCCACGCCTGAAAAGCCTTCGAAGAAACCCATGTGGAAAGGTGTGGTCATTGCATATATTGTTGTTGCTCTCTGTTACTTCCCAGTGGCCTTCATTGGTTACTGGGTTTTTGGAAACAAAGTTGAGGACAATGTCCTCATCTCTCTAGAGAAGCCTCGTTGGCTTGTTGCTGTTGCTAATATGTTCGTAGTTGTTCATGTCATTGGAAGTTATCAG GTTTACGCCATGCCAGTTTTTGACATGATAGAAGCATTTTTAGTCCTGAAGATGAAATTTAATCCAAGCTTGATTCTTCGGTTTATAGCTCGAACTCTATACGTCG CATTGACAATGTTCCTGGCAATGTCTTTCCCATTCTTTGGTGGGCTTCTGAGTTTCTTTGGAGGATTTGCTTTTGCTCCTACAACATACTAT CTTCCTTGCGTCATTTGGCTTGTGATATGCAAACCCAAGAAATTTAGCTTGTCTTGGTGGACGAATTGG tgA